A genomic region of Oceaniferula marina contains the following coding sequences:
- a CDS encoding LysM peptidoglycan-binding domain-containing protein: MKTTTTITITAGLACLAFSACGTNDPEYKAWKEQQAAQSSGNQYGVPQAGGESGVYTPSGAAPYQPLPGVNPAPSPQPPLGSDPATAAAPAAPTGPTTAHKVVAGDSLWALAKKYGTSVESIQAANGMNDNTIRIGQTLNIPSGQ; the protein is encoded by the coding sequence ATGAAAACCACGACCACCATCACGATCACAGCCGGGCTGGCCTGTCTGGCCTTCAGCGCATGCGGAACCAACGATCCGGAATACAAGGCTTGGAAAGAGCAACAAGCAGCCCAATCTTCAGGTAACCAATATGGCGTTCCCCAGGCAGGAGGCGAGTCAGGCGTTTACACACCTTCGGGCGCAGCGCCCTACCAGCCACTTCCCGGCGTCAACCCAGCCCCGTCACCCCAGCCACCGCTCGGCTCTGACCCGGCAACGGCTGCAGCGCCAGCTGCACCCACCGGCCCCACCACGGCACACAAAGTCGTCGCAGGCGACAGCCTCTGGGCCTTGGCTAAAAAATACGGAACCTCCGTCGAGTCCATTCAGGCAGCCAACGGAATGAACGACAATACCATCCGTATCGGACAAACACTCAACATTCCATCCGGCCAATAA